In one Candidatus Paceibacterota bacterium genomic region, the following are encoded:
- a CDS encoding tRNA (cytidine(34)-2'-O)-methyltransferase: MQIVLLEPEIPPNTGNVARLCAATRSALHLIEPFGFKLDDAQLRRAGMDYWRQVQWRRWQSWAAFQQTLPQGARLWFIESDGPRLYTEASFASDDYLVFGRETAGLPKRLLQENLSGWLRIPMFHTQARSLNLSNCVALVLFEALRQQGFKGEV; the protein is encoded by the coding sequence ATGCAGATCGTTCTGCTCGAACCGGAAATCCCGCCTAACACGGGCAATGTGGCGCGGCTGTGCGCGGCCACCAGAAGCGCGCTGCATCTGATCGAGCCGTTCGGATTCAAGCTGGACGACGCGCAACTTCGGCGCGCCGGCATGGATTACTGGCGGCAAGTCCAGTGGCGGCGATGGCAGAGCTGGGCGGCCTTTCAACAGACACTACCACAGGGGGCGCGGCTGTGGTTTATTGAGTCAGACGGGCCGCGGCTCTACACGGAAGCCAGCTTCGCGTCGGATGACTACCTCGTCTTCGGTCGGGAGACCGCCGGTCTGCCGAAGAGACTCCTGCAGGAAAACCTCAGCGGCTGGTTGCGCATTCCCATGTTTCACACCCAGGCCCGGTCGCTGAACCTCTCCAATTGCGTGGCGCTGGTGTTGTTTGAGGCCTTGCGCCAGCAGGGATTCAAGGGTGAGGTCTGA
- a CDS encoding Gldg family protein: protein MATDLHPRPSFSPYLKWGIGLHVLVLALVVLAVVVMINYISQEYFLRFHLSTRTKIELSPRTVSLLRSLTNQVKVTLYYDTEDDDALYSTVAELLAEYRLVNPKLTVQTVDYVRDPGLAQKTKLNYSLAAPTDKNLVIFDCGGKVKVVDGNGLARYVIERVEDQESRAKELKFRRKPAAFMGEVAFTAALLDVTSPKPLKAYFLQGHGEHQMDSGDEVSGYLKFASILEQNCIKPVALSLLGTNAVPGDCNLLVIAGPRDGIPDAELVKIERYLNQGGRLLALFNFGAVRKDTGLEQVLAKWGVDVGHNVVTDPDNTIRGTDVIVSRFGEHPLVNSLQHSRLHLSWPRAVGRLKLQADAADAPRVDEVAFTGPRALASGDSIHKAPFPLLVAVEKETLRDVITEHGSTRMVIVGDSVFLGNLQIESAANRDFAGNAVNWLLERTQLLAGLGPRPITQYKIVMTKAQLRQAQWVLLGVLPGSALALGGLVWLRRRR from the coding sequence ATGGCGACCGACCTTCATCCACGGCCCAGCTTCTCGCCCTATCTGAAGTGGGGCATCGGCCTCCACGTTCTCGTCCTGGCGCTGGTCGTCCTCGCGGTGGTGGTAATGATAAACTATATCAGCCAGGAATATTTTCTCCGTTTCCACTTGAGCACCCGCACGAAAATCGAGCTCTCCCCGCGCACAGTCAGCCTGCTGCGCTCGCTCACCAACCAGGTAAAGGTGACCCTCTATTACGACACTGAGGACGACGACGCGCTTTACAGCACGGTGGCTGAACTGCTCGCCGAATATCGGCTGGTGAATCCGAAGCTCACCGTCCAAACGGTGGATTATGTGCGTGACCCGGGCCTGGCGCAGAAGACCAAGTTGAATTACAGCCTGGCGGCGCCGACGGACAAGAACCTTGTCATCTTCGATTGCGGGGGGAAGGTGAAAGTGGTGGACGGCAATGGATTGGCCCGTTATGTGATCGAGCGAGTGGAGGATCAGGAGTCCCGTGCAAAGGAGCTGAAGTTTCGCCGCAAACCAGCGGCCTTCATGGGCGAGGTTGCTTTCACTGCCGCCCTGCTCGATGTGACGAGTCCCAAGCCGCTCAAGGCCTATTTCCTCCAGGGCCATGGCGAACATCAAATGGACAGCGGTGATGAAGTGAGCGGATATCTGAAATTCGCGTCTATCCTGGAGCAGAACTGCATCAAGCCTGTGGCGCTATCGTTGCTCGGAACCAACGCCGTGCCGGGGGACTGCAATCTGCTGGTGATCGCCGGTCCAAGAGATGGGATTCCCGATGCTGAGTTGGTGAAAATTGAGCGCTACCTCAATCAGGGAGGCCGATTGCTGGCCCTGTTCAATTTCGGCGCGGTCCGCAAGGACACTGGTCTTGAACAGGTCCTGGCGAAGTGGGGTGTGGATGTGGGCCACAATGTCGTTACTGATCCGGATAACACCATTAGGGGAACAGATGTCATCGTCAGCCGGTTTGGCGAGCATCCCCTCGTGAATTCCCTCCAGCACTCACGGCTGCATCTGAGCTGGCCCCGTGCCGTAGGCCGGTTGAAGCTGCAGGCCGACGCTGCCGATGCGCCGCGCGTGGACGAGGTTGCTTTTACGGGTCCCCGGGCTCTGGCATCCGGCGACTCGATCCACAAAGCTCCTTTTCCGTTGCTGGTTGCCGTTGAGAAGGAGACGCTCAGGGACGTCATCACCGAGCATGGCTCAACCCGCATGGTCATCGTTGGCGATTCCGTGTTCCTGGGAAACCTGCAAATCGAATCGGCGGCCAATCGCGATTTCGCCGGCAACGCTGTCAACTGGCTGCTGGAGCGCACGCAGTTGCTCGCGGGTCTGGGGCCGCGTCCTATCACGCAGTATAAGATTGTCATGACCAAGGCGCAATTGCGTCAGGCCCAGTGGGTGCTGCTCGGTGTATTGCCGGGCTCAGCGCTCGCGCTGGGCGGTTTGGTCTGGCTGCGGCGCCGCAGATAA
- a CDS encoding SEL1-like repeat protein yields the protein MKKQVLAVAGCLVLNLGIAAQATNGGPAANGLNSQMLREQKHFVECLASVYSPAWWFSYNGALYFQPRNETQAQHLEAMKAARSQYVALTNQETRHALAARLIAACGIGETWQKKLLLPFSTTNQNFTPTLNRPLRVVPAYKVLRCDTNGDALIQDNQSTMFVMNFGRGASDGSGTNALLVREGLKTFSSGGVFETVNAYENVSLNKEETTVLERVAAACRNLVTSLSQPPADSAAKAEFEARKARATDSNPYMQYLLAKAYLEGKGTGKDEKLGMEWMRRAASSGSGDAIAFLKALEHRAP from the coding sequence ATGAAGAAGCAAGTGCTCGCGGTCGCCGGCTGCCTGGTCCTGAACCTCGGGATCGCGGCCCAGGCCACCAACGGCGGTCCCGCGGCAAACGGCTTGAACAGCCAGATGCTTCGCGAGCAGAAGCACTTTGTGGAGTGCCTTGCCTCGGTTTACAGTCCAGCCTGGTGGTTCAGCTATAATGGCGCGCTCTACTTCCAGCCCAGGAATGAGACCCAAGCCCAGCACTTGGAAGCCATGAAAGCAGCCAGGTCACAGTATGTGGCCCTGACCAATCAGGAAACAAGGCATGCCCTCGCTGCCAGGCTCATCGCCGCGTGCGGCATTGGCGAGACCTGGCAGAAAAAGCTGCTCCTGCCTTTCTCCACCACGAACCAGAATTTCACCCCGACTCTGAACAGGCCCCTGCGCGTCGTCCCCGCTTACAAGGTGCTACGGTGCGACACCAACGGCGACGCGCTAATCCAGGACAATCAATCCACCATGTTCGTGATGAACTTCGGCCGCGGGGCATCCGATGGCTCGGGCACGAATGCCCTCTTGGTCAGGGAAGGCCTCAAAACCTTCTCGTCGGGCGGCGTGTTTGAGACCGTCAACGCTTACGAAAACGTGTCTCTCAACAAGGAGGAAACGACCGTGCTGGAGCGCGTCGCGGCGGCCTGTCGGAACCTGGTCACGTCGCTAAGTCAGCCACCGGCGGACTCCGCAGCCAAAGCCGAATTCGAGGCGCGCAAAGCCCGGGCCACTGACAGCAACCCGTACATGCAATATCTCCTGGCCAAGGCGTATTTGGAGGGCAAAGGCACCGGCAAGGACGAAAAGCTGGGCATGGAATGGATGCGCCGCGCGGCCAGCAGCGGCTCAGGCGATGCGATCGCCTTCCTAAAGGCGCTCGAACACCGGGCGCCGTAG
- a CDS encoding trypsin-like peptidase domain-containing protein encodes MMMIVDRHERRSQMPMWLLAGCLLGWATGAQGQTALTDVRRDAVVAAVEKVLPSVVNIATETIIHVRDPFEEFFRQFWDPYHRRQPPNSMYSLGSGVIIDEEGYLLTNDHVVRRADKITVKFCTGTNAYTATVVASDPKTDVALLRLNGQAGEKFRAIQFAREDDLLLGETVLALGNPFGLGGSVSRGILSSKSRVLPKEGQPLDIPNWLQTDAPINVGNSGGPLVNLRGELIGINVAVLGEVHGQRAQGIGFAIPIRRVLEALSDIFPTEFVKAYWFGARVKVGTTPLVITSVQSQSPAGKAGLRVGDAILQVNGKTPKSFIDFADLLAAGPGSKVTLAIRRGGAPKEIAVQLVTEKSVFNAELIRDLTGLDLVELTPQQEARYGVGASDAYFIAGVQEDSPAAAAGLQRGILVTALDGQSPADLCAAAKLLYAKKKGDRVQVEIAVPQRMGNFNILRQGAVELARR; translated from the coding sequence ATGATGATGATAGTGGATAGACACGAACGACGAAGCCAGATGCCGATGTGGTTGCTGGCAGGGTGCCTGTTGGGATGGGCGACGGGCGCCCAGGGGCAAACAGCGCTGACGGATGTCCGTCGCGATGCCGTCGTGGCCGCGGTCGAGAAGGTGTTGCCTAGCGTGGTGAACATCGCCACGGAGACGATCATCCATGTCCGCGACCCATTCGAGGAGTTCTTCCGCCAGTTCTGGGACCCGTATCACCGGCGCCAGCCGCCCAATTCCATGTACAGTCTTGGCTCGGGGGTCATCATTGATGAGGAGGGCTATTTGCTGACCAATGATCACGTCGTGCGGCGAGCGGACAAGATCACCGTGAAGTTCTGCACCGGCACCAACGCCTACACCGCCACGGTGGTCGCGAGCGATCCGAAGACCGACGTGGCATTGCTCCGGTTAAACGGCCAGGCGGGAGAGAAGTTCAGAGCGATCCAGTTCGCACGCGAGGATGACTTACTGCTGGGGGAAACAGTGCTGGCGCTGGGCAACCCCTTCGGGCTCGGCGGTTCGGTCAGCCGGGGCATACTCAGCTCGAAGAGCCGCGTGCTGCCCAAGGAGGGCCAGCCGTTAGACATCCCGAACTGGCTGCAGACTGACGCCCCGATCAATGTAGGCAACAGCGGCGGGCCGCTCGTCAATCTGCGCGGCGAATTGATTGGCATCAACGTTGCCGTCCTGGGCGAAGTCCATGGCCAGCGGGCGCAGGGAATCGGTTTTGCCATTCCCATCCGGCGCGTGCTGGAGGCGCTGTCCGACATCTTTCCGACCGAGTTCGTGAAGGCGTATTGGTTTGGCGCTCGGGTGAAGGTGGGAACGACGCCATTGGTGATCACCAGCGTGCAGTCGCAGAGCCCGGCCGGCAAGGCCGGCTTGAGAGTGGGTGATGCCATCTTGCAGGTAAACGGCAAGACGCCCAAGAGCTTCATTGATTTCGCCGACCTGCTGGCTGCCGGGCCGGGGTCCAAGGTAACCCTGGCCATTCGTCGTGGTGGGGCGCCCAAGGAGATTGCGGTGCAGTTGGTGACGGAGAAGTCCGTGTTCAACGCAGAGCTGATCCGCGACCTGACAGGGCTGGATCTCGTGGAATTGACCCCGCAGCAGGAGGCCCGCTACGGCGTGGGAGCATCTGATGCGTACTTCATCGCGGGGGTGCAGGAGGACAGCCCGGCCGCGGCGGCCGGACTGCAGCGGGGCATTCTGGTGACGGCCTTGGACGGGCAATCGCCGGCAGATCTTTGCGCCGCCGCGAAGCTGCTTTACGCCAAGAAGAAAGGCGATCGGGTCCAGGTCGAAATCGCGGTGCCGCAGCGCATGGGCAATTTCAACATCCTGCGCCAGGGGGCGGTGGAATTGGCAAGGCGCTAG
- a CDS encoding ABC transporter permease, translated as MRAYGTLVRRELAGFFLSLGGYVIIAAALFMMGYSFIVIFAKLQKPSPMPVTELFYITPFFWLILLLTTPVITMRLFALEKFSGTYETLMTAPVSDFQVVMAKFTAALLFYAVMWLPLLGCLLLVRHYTSDAAALDAGVASGMFLGLLLLGGVFISLGCFASALTRSQGIAAMLSLVFGASLFLLGYLASQLPASESWQGQVLGCFALFEQMHDFARGIVDTRPVMLLASLTVFFLFLTLRVVESRRWK; from the coding sequence ATGCGGGCCTATGGAACCCTCGTCCGGCGGGAGCTGGCAGGCTTCTTTCTGTCCCTGGGGGGCTATGTCATCATCGCCGCGGCGCTGTTCATGATGGGCTATAGCTTTATTGTTATCTTCGCCAAGCTGCAGAAGCCGTCGCCGATGCCGGTGACCGAGCTGTTCTACATCACTCCGTTTTTCTGGCTGATCCTGCTGCTGACGACGCCGGTCATCACCATGCGGCTGTTTGCGCTGGAGAAGTTCTCCGGCACTTACGAAACGCTAATGACCGCGCCGGTCAGCGATTTCCAGGTGGTGATGGCCAAATTCACCGCGGCGTTGCTTTTCTACGCGGTGATGTGGTTGCCGTTGCTGGGCTGCCTGCTGCTGGTGCGGCATTATACCAGCGATGCGGCAGCGCTGGATGCTGGGGTGGCCTCGGGGATGTTCCTGGGCTTGCTGTTGCTTGGAGGGGTGTTCATCTCGCTGGGCTGCTTTGCCTCGGCGCTAACCCGTAGCCAGGGCATCGCGGCGATGCTCAGTCTGGTATTCGGCGCGAGCCTGTTTCTGCTGGGCTACCTGGCCAGCCAGCTCCCGGCGTCGGAGAGTTGGCAGGGGCAGGTACTGGGGTGCTTCGCGCTGTTTGAACAGATGCATGACTTTGCGCGGGGCATCGTGGATACCCGGCCGGTAATGCTGCTGGCGAGCCTGACAGTCTTCTTCCTTTTCCTGACGTTGCGGGTCGTTGAAAGCCGTCGCTGGAAATAG
- a CDS encoding HAD family phosphatase, translating to MQQVQAVIFDMDGVIVDSEPLHERAFLDVAREIGYGDKLAINFADYIGRSDQEFWVDFVARQKAPQSPEDLLVRKRQVMIEIIRREQPVFDGVTKLLEQLAARYTLALASGSEGPVVEEVLKLKQLGRFFSAVVTCLDVLVGKPAPDIFLRAAELLKMPPQACCVIEDSKPGIAAGLAAGMTVIAIANTHPAGELRHATHVVNTYAEIERLLLNSQ from the coding sequence ATGCAACAAGTCCAGGCTGTTATCTTCGACATGGACGGCGTAATCGTGGACAGCGAGCCGCTCCACGAACGCGCGTTCCTCGACGTGGCGCGGGAAATCGGCTACGGCGACAAGCTCGCTATCAACTTTGCCGACTACATCGGGCGGTCCGACCAGGAGTTTTGGGTGGACTTCGTCGCCCGGCAAAAGGCACCGCAGTCGCCGGAAGACCTGCTCGTTCGGAAACGGCAAGTCATGATCGAGATTATCCGCCGCGAGCAGCCGGTGTTTGACGGCGTAACGAAGCTGCTCGAACAACTCGCCGCCCGGTACACGCTGGCGTTGGCATCTGGCTCCGAAGGGCCGGTAGTTGAGGAGGTCCTGAAACTCAAGCAACTGGGCCGCTTCTTCTCCGCGGTTGTTACCTGCCTGGATGTCCTGGTCGGCAAACCGGCTCCGGACATTTTCCTCCGCGCAGCCGAGCTACTCAAAATGCCGCCACAAGCCTGCTGCGTCATCGAGGACTCCAAGCCCGGGATTGCCGCAGGCCTCGCCGCGGGCATGACGGTGATTGCCATCGCCAATACCCACCCAGCCGGCGAATTACGCCACGCTACCCACGTCGTTAACACTTATGCGGAAATCGAGCGCCTGTTGCTCAATTCCCAGTGA
- a CDS encoding DUF2851 family protein, producing MHPQRRKSNAKVPPVQASFYAQWRVRCGVIPVLRDNRDSPPERLLQTIWQHQRLVREQLKTLDDEPVQILHPGFRSVEGGPDFRGALVQIGAAPPQTGDVEVDLRSSGWRAHGHDRNPAFRNVILHVVWESEQSAAGAPPTLALRQALDAPLGELSLWLGGEAAQELPEELRGECCAPLRTLQQPQLLDLLHQAAHVRLQSKAAQFQARARCAGWEQALWEGLFRGLGYKHNVWAMQRLAELRPRWHTPGIQLPALQARLLGISGLLPTELTRSQTGTDHFIRGVWDQWWRERDEFADCILPRSLWRLYGSRPTNHPQRRVALAARWSMDANLAAKLESWCAREVPDSALAGSLLDTLQVEPNDFWSWHYTLRSPRLKKAQPLLGAARVTDLAVNVVLPWLWIRAAEGKNTVVQRTLEHRYLAWPPAEDNSTLRLARQRLLGTTSPRALPGAAAQQGLIQMVRDFCDHSNAICDRCKLPDLVRDWTIQLGPGPTPML from the coding sequence TTGCATCCGCAACGGCGCAAAAGCAATGCCAAGGTGCCTCCGGTTCAGGCCAGCTTTTACGCCCAGTGGCGCGTGCGATGCGGGGTGATCCCCGTTCTGCGCGACAACCGCGACTCGCCGCCCGAACGCCTCCTGCAAACCATCTGGCAGCACCAGCGCCTGGTCCGCGAGCAACTCAAAACACTAGACGACGAACCTGTTCAAATCCTTCATCCCGGCTTCCGCAGCGTCGAAGGCGGGCCGGATTTCCGCGGCGCGCTCGTGCAGATAGGCGCCGCGCCGCCGCAAACCGGCGACGTGGAGGTCGACCTCCGCTCCAGCGGCTGGCGCGCTCACGGGCATGACCGCAACCCTGCCTTTCGGAATGTGATCCTGCATGTGGTTTGGGAAAGCGAACAGTCAGCCGCCGGCGCACCCCCCACGCTGGCCCTGCGGCAGGCCCTCGACGCGCCGCTCGGTGAGCTGAGCTTGTGGCTCGGCGGCGAAGCGGCGCAGGAACTGCCGGAGGAGTTGCGCGGTGAATGTTGCGCCCCGTTGCGCACCCTGCAGCAGCCACAATTGCTGGACCTGCTCCACCAGGCGGCACACGTCCGCTTGCAGAGCAAGGCCGCCCAGTTCCAGGCCCGCGCCCGGTGCGCCGGTTGGGAGCAAGCGCTCTGGGAAGGACTTTTCCGCGGCCTGGGTTACAAACACAACGTCTGGGCGATGCAGCGCCTGGCCGAACTCCGCCCGCGCTGGCATACGCCGGGCATTCAACTGCCTGCCTTGCAGGCGCGCCTGCTCGGCATCAGCGGACTGTTGCCCACCGAACTGACCCGCTCGCAAACGGGCACCGACCACTTCATCCGTGGGGTCTGGGACCAGTGGTGGCGCGAGCGCGACGAATTTGCCGACTGCATCCTGCCGCGCTCGCTCTGGCGCTTGTACGGCTCGCGCCCCACCAATCATCCGCAACGCCGCGTCGCCCTGGCCGCGCGCTGGTCAATGGACGCCAATCTCGCGGCGAAGCTGGAAAGCTGGTGCGCACGCGAGGTGCCGGATTCGGCCCTGGCCGGCTCGCTGCTCGACACTTTGCAGGTCGAGCCGAACGACTTCTGGTCCTGGCATTACACACTCCGTTCACCCAGGCTCAAGAAGGCTCAGCCGCTGCTGGGCGCTGCGCGCGTAACGGATTTGGCGGTCAACGTCGTCCTGCCCTGGCTTTGGATTCGCGCCGCTGAGGGGAAGAATACCGTGGTACAGCGCACGCTCGAACACCGCTATCTCGCCTGGCCGCCGGCCGAGGACAACTCCACCCTTCGCCTCGCCCGCCAACGCCTGCTCGGCACCACCTCCCCGCGCGCCCTGCCCGGCGCCGCCGCGCAGCAGGGCCTGATCCAAATGGTGCGCGACTTCTGCGATCACTCCAACGCCATCTGCGATCGCTGCAAGCTCCCCGACCTGGTGCGCGATTGGACCATCCAGCTCGGCCCAGGCCCCACACCCATGCTTTGA
- a CDS encoding ATP-binding cassette domain-containing protein — MSDDLMIEVANLTKRYAGNTAVSDISFTVSRGEIVGLLGPNGAGKSTTMRILSCYLPATSGTVRVAGLDVFEQSDEVRRRIGYMPENNPLHQDMRVREYLKFRARLKGLSRRRSRERVDEVMEQCGLAEVSRRIIGQLSKGFRQRVGLADALVHEPELIILDEPTLGLDPNQIRTVRQLIKGLGGTHTVLISTHILPEVEMTCHRVVIMYDGRILAADTPENLQKLMSSRSQVIAEIAAPPAELRECWAQMAEVEQFDVSPAEGEYFRCALTPRDGMDLRPQIFALVRGRGWPLRELTRNRHSLEDIYVSVTRPEEEEV, encoded by the coding sequence ATGAGCGATGATCTGATGATCGAAGTTGCCAACCTGACCAAACGCTACGCGGGCAATACCGCAGTATCGGATATATCTTTCACGGTCAGCCGGGGCGAGATTGTCGGGTTGTTGGGTCCGAACGGGGCAGGGAAGAGCACGACCATGCGCATACTCTCCTGCTATCTGCCGGCGACCTCGGGCACCGTGCGGGTGGCGGGGCTGGATGTCTTCGAGCAATCGGACGAAGTGCGCCGCAGGATCGGTTACATGCCGGAGAATAACCCGCTGCACCAGGACATGCGCGTGCGGGAATACCTGAAATTTCGGGCCCGGCTGAAAGGCCTTAGCCGCAGAAGATCGCGTGAGCGCGTGGATGAGGTCATGGAGCAATGCGGCCTCGCCGAAGTGAGCCGCCGGATCATCGGCCAGCTCTCCAAGGGATTCCGTCAGCGCGTCGGCCTGGCGGATGCCCTGGTGCACGAACCGGAGTTGATTATCCTCGACGAGCCCACGCTGGGCCTGGACCCAAACCAAATTCGTACCGTGCGCCAGCTCATCAAGGGGCTGGGGGGCACCCACACAGTGCTGATTTCCACCCATATCCTGCCTGAGGTGGAAATGACCTGCCATCGGGTGGTGATTATGTACGACGGGAGAATCCTGGCGGCCGACACGCCGGAGAATCTGCAGAAACTTATGAGCAGCCGCAGCCAGGTGATCGCGGAGATCGCCGCGCCGCCGGCCGAGTTGCGGGAGTGTTGGGCGCAAATGGCCGAGGTGGAGCAGTTCGACGTCTCACCGGCCGAAGGCGAGTATTTTCGCTGTGCGTTGACGCCGCGGGACGGCATGGACTTGCGCCCGCAGATCTTCGCGCTGGTGCGCGGTCGCGGCTGGCCGTTGCGCGAGCTGACTCGCAACCGGCACTCCCTGGAAGACATCTATGTGAGCGTGACGCGGCCCGAAGAGGAGGAGGTCTAA
- a CDS encoding PTS sugar transporter subunit IIA has protein sequence MTSPNSVVLSNLLSPATINLDLQSPDRDSVLSELVDQIPQLAKRPEARQTLLRALREREQLHSTGIGDGIALPHARNALVGLTDQPMVAFGRHPRGIPYDAIDSVPARLFFLLVAPTVTQHLTILARLTRLLRDARLRQALLAADQPEQVMALIRDAEAKL, from the coding sequence ATGACAAGTCCCAATTCGGTCGTCCTTAGCAATTTGCTGTCGCCGGCCACCATTAACCTGGACCTGCAAAGTCCGGACCGTGACTCCGTGCTCAGCGAGTTGGTGGACCAGATTCCGCAGCTCGCCAAACGGCCCGAGGCCCGCCAGACACTGTTGCGCGCCCTCCGCGAGCGCGAGCAACTGCACAGTACCGGCATAGGCGATGGTATCGCCCTCCCCCACGCGCGCAACGCGCTGGTAGGCCTGACGGATCAGCCGATGGTGGCCTTTGGCCGGCACCCGCGGGGTATCCCCTACGACGCCATTGACAGCGTTCCCGCGCGGCTGTTCTTCTTGCTGGTCGCCCCCACGGTCACCCAGCACCTGACAATCCTAGCCCGCCTTACCCGCCTGCTTCGCGATGCCAGACTGCGGCAAGCCCTGTTAGCTGCCGACCAGCCAGAACAAGTGATGGCGCTGATCCGGGATGCTGAAGCGAAGCTCTGA
- the truA gene encoding tRNA pseudouridine(38-40) synthase TruA — translation MDTLKFKLTIAYDGTAYAGWQVQKIGTGVQEKIEAALARLFPSRPRVHSSSRTDTGVHALGMVAHFEAPRAECRMSPRKLALALNAWLPEDIRVVVAARSRRGFHARFDASGKQYRYFVWNHPAMNPLLRHTAWHVPRPLNLRAIRAAAAVFVGRHDFQSFAANPGYKKASTVRTLTRCELKRQGQRLTIVIEGDGFLYKMCRGIVGTLVQAGLGKFAADEVRRMLARRDRRVAGMTAPAHGLVLWKVLYRKGQGRGAAGKSRAPGSEQAGGQSLVGSAAT, via the coding sequence GTGGATACGCTGAAGTTCAAGCTGACCATTGCCTACGACGGCACCGCCTACGCAGGTTGGCAGGTGCAGAAGATCGGCACGGGGGTGCAGGAGAAGATTGAGGCGGCGCTGGCCCGGCTGTTTCCAAGCCGCCCGCGCGTGCACAGTTCCAGCCGCACCGATACGGGAGTGCATGCACTGGGCATGGTGGCGCATTTCGAGGCTCCGCGCGCGGAGTGCCGGATGTCCCCGCGCAAGCTGGCGTTGGCGCTCAATGCCTGGCTGCCCGAAGATATTCGCGTGGTTGTCGCGGCCCGCTCGCGGCGCGGCTTTCACGCGCGCTTCGACGCGTCGGGCAAGCAGTATCGCTACTTTGTGTGGAACCACCCGGCGATGAATCCCCTCCTGCGACATACGGCTTGGCACGTGCCCCGTCCCCTCAACTTGCGGGCGATCCGAGCCGCGGCGGCGGTGTTTGTGGGCCGCCACGACTTTCAGTCTTTCGCCGCAAATCCTGGTTACAAGAAGGCCTCCACCGTCCGCACCCTGACGCGGTGCGAACTCAAACGGCAGGGGCAGCGCCTGACCATTGTCATCGAGGGCGACGGATTTCTTTACAAAATGTGCCGCGGCATCGTCGGAACGCTGGTGCAAGCGGGATTGGGCAAATTCGCGGCGGATGAGGTGCGCCGGATGCTTGCCAGGCGGGATCGGCGGGTGGCGGGCATGACCGCACCGGCGCATGGGCTGGTGCTTTGGAAGGTGTTGTATCGGAAAGGACAGGGGAGAGGGGCGGCCGGCAAGTCCAGGGCACCGGGCTCCGAACAAGCAGGTGGCCAGAGCCTCGTTGGGTCGGCTGCCACTTGA